The following are encoded in a window of Flavobacteriales bacterium genomic DNA:
- a CDS encoding sigma-54-dependent Fis family transcriptional regulator, giving the protein MNVQAIKQRFSIIGTSPVLDRAIEIAAQVAPTDLSVLIQGESGSGKEVMPQIIHAYSARKHGPYIAVNCGAIPEGTIDSELFGHEKGSFTGAHEARKGYFEVANGGTIFLDEVGELPLTTQVRLLRVLETGEFIRVGSSKAQKTNVRVVAATNVHMLQAVAKGSFREDLYYRLNTVPIHVPALRERKEDIHLLFRWFAQDAATKYKAPPLSLKDDALQLLLAYRWPGNVRQLRNIVEQMSVIERTREIDSRTLRRYLPEEVTALVPMGGGPSNGGGLDSVSERELIFKFLFDMKNDLNALKEQVQVLTGQPLPATKMPAALREEYIIPAHAPQGTMSIHMPGEVEDEDVDHTEVEEVLSLEEKEKELIRKALAKHRNKRKTAAAELGISERTLYRKIKEYGIG; this is encoded by the coding sequence ATGAACGTCCAGGCCATCAAACAGCGCTTCAGCATCATCGGCACCTCGCCCGTGCTGGACCGCGCCATCGAGATCGCCGCCCAGGTGGCGCCCACCGATCTCAGCGTGCTGATCCAGGGCGAGAGCGGCAGCGGCAAGGAGGTGATGCCGCAGATCATCCACGCGTACAGCGCCCGCAAGCACGGTCCGTACATCGCCGTGAACTGTGGCGCCATACCGGAGGGCACCATCGACAGCGAACTCTTCGGGCACGAGAAGGGCTCCTTCACCGGGGCGCACGAGGCGCGCAAGGGCTACTTCGAGGTGGCCAATGGCGGCACCATCTTCCTGGATGAAGTGGGCGAGCTGCCGCTGACAACACAAGTGCGCCTGCTTCGCGTGCTGGAGACTGGCGAATTCATCCGCGTGGGCAGCAGCAAGGCCCAGAAGACCAACGTGCGCGTTGTGGCCGCCACCAATGTTCACATGCTGCAGGCCGTGGCCAAGGGCAGCTTCCGCGAAGACCTCTACTACCGCTTGAACACCGTGCCCATCCACGTGCCCGCCCTGCGCGAGCGCAAGGAGGACATCCACCTGCTCTTCCGCTGGTTCGCCCAGGATGCCGCCACCAAGTACAAGGCGCCGCCCCTTTCCCTGAAGGACGACGCGCTGCAACTGCTGCTCGCCTACCGCTGGCCCGGCAACGTGCGCCAGTTGCGCAACATCGTGGAACAGATGAGCGTGATCGAACGCACCCGCGAGATCGATTCACGCACACTGCGGCGATATCTGCCCGAGGAAGTGACCGCCCTGGTGCCCATGGGTGGCGGCCCCTCGAACGGCGGTGGGTTGGACAGCGTGAGTGAGCGGGAACTGATCTTCAAGTTCCTGTTCGACATGAAGAACGACCTGAACGCGCTGAAGGAGCAGGTGCAGGTGCTCACCGGGCAGCCGCTGCCCGCCACCAAGATGCCCGCAGCGCTGCGCGAGGAGTACATCATCCCGGCCCACGCGCCACAAGGCACCATGAGCATCCATATGCCGGGCGAGGTGGAGGACGAGGACGTCGACCACACCGAAGTGGAGGAAGTGTTGAGCCTGGAGGAGAAGGAAAAGGAACTGATCAGAAAAGCGCTGGCCAAGCACCGCAACAAGCGCAAGACCGCCGCCGCCGAGTTGGGCATCAGCGAGCGCACGCTCTACCGCAAGATCAAGGAGTATGGGATCGGTTGA
- the topA gene encoding type I DNA topoisomerase, whose protein sequence is MAKKSTTGDLVIVESPAKAKTIEKYLGEGFKVLSSYGHVRDLPERDLSVDVENGFEPVYIIPDDKKARLKELRKESDKANTVWLATDEDREGEAISWHLKEALELSDDKVKRITFNEITKKAVTEAMAQPRGIDVHLVDAQQARRVLDRLVGYELSPVLWRKVKPSLSAGRVQSVAVRLIVEREREILDFDAKSAFRITVLLTTEKGATVKAELPARFATEQEALAFLQGCIGAGFTVSAVEKKPGKRSPAAPFTTSTLQQEASRKLGYGVDRTMRIAQGLYEQGHITYMRTDSVNLSDLAIEAAKEAITEQYGDRYSKPRRYTSKSKGAQEAHEAIRPTDMRVRSAGADRDAERLYDLIQKRTLASQMADAELEKTVVDIAISTRPDESLRAQGEVILFDGFLKVYMEGKDDEDSEEQEGLLPEMRQGEQLGLREMTATQRFDRPAPRYTEASLVKKLEELGIGRPSTYAPTISTVQKRGYVVKENRDGVQRPYRVLSLADGQVKETTAMENVGAEKQKLFPTDIGMVVNDFLVEHFPVIVDLNFTAKVEEEFDVIAEGKENWREMIARFYKPFHATIGTVKDTAEKATGARELGVDPSSGKKVYARIGRFGPMIQIGEAEDEEKPRFASLRKDQSIGSITYEEAMDLFKLPRTLGNHEGEELIVGVGRFGPYVKLGSTFASLTAEDDPLEIDLRRAIELIDQKKAASVTRELGEYEGETIVQGRGRFGPFVKFGKLYANIPKGEEPATVTLERAIELIQAKKAGAKQNILKDFEGSNIQVLDGRYGPYITDGKKNAKIPGGKEPKDLTLEEVTKLIAEAPEKKGGARRSAARKRTPR, encoded by the coding sequence ATGGCCAAGAAGAGCACGACAGGGGATCTGGTGATCGTGGAGTCGCCCGCCAAGGCGAAGACCATAGAGAAGTATCTGGGAGAGGGCTTCAAAGTGTTGAGCAGCTATGGCCATGTGCGCGATCTGCCGGAGCGCGACCTGAGTGTGGACGTGGAGAACGGATTCGAGCCGGTGTACATCATCCCGGACGACAAGAAGGCACGTTTGAAGGAACTGCGGAAGGAATCGGACAAGGCGAACACCGTGTGGCTGGCCACTGATGAGGACCGCGAGGGGGAGGCCATCAGCTGGCACTTGAAGGAAGCCCTGGAACTGTCCGACGACAAGGTGAAGCGTATCACCTTCAACGAGATCACCAAGAAGGCCGTCACCGAGGCCATGGCCCAGCCGCGCGGCATCGACGTGCATCTGGTGGATGCCCAGCAGGCCCGACGCGTGCTGGACCGCTTGGTGGGCTATGAGTTGAGCCCGGTGCTCTGGCGCAAAGTGAAGCCCAGCCTCAGCGCGGGCCGCGTGCAAAGCGTGGCCGTTCGCCTGATCGTGGAACGCGAGCGTGAGATCCTGGACTTCGATGCGAAGAGCGCCTTCCGGATCACCGTGTTACTCACCACCGAGAAGGGCGCCACCGTGAAGGCCGAGTTGCCAGCACGATTCGCCACGGAGCAGGAGGCCCTGGCCTTCTTGCAAGGCTGCATCGGCGCCGGCTTCACCGTTTCCGCCGTGGAGAAGAAACCCGGCAAACGCTCGCCCGCAGCGCCCTTCACCACCAGCACCCTGCAACAGGAGGCCAGTCGCAAGCTGGGCTATGGGGTGGATCGCACCATGCGCATCGCGCAAGGCCTTTACGAGCAGGGGCACATCACCTATATGCGTACCGACTCGGTGAACCTGAGCGACCTGGCCATCGAGGCGGCCAAGGAGGCCATTACGGAGCAATACGGCGACCGCTACAGCAAACCGCGCCGATATACCAGCAAGAGCAAGGGCGCGCAGGAGGCCCACGAGGCCATCCGCCCCACCGACATGCGGGTGCGCAGTGCCGGTGCCGACCGCGATGCCGAACGCCTCTACGACCTCATCCAGAAGCGCACCCTGGCCAGCCAGATGGCCGATGCCGAGTTGGAGAAGACGGTGGTGGACATCGCCATCAGCACACGGCCCGACGAAAGCTTGCGGGCGCAGGGTGAGGTGATCCTCTTCGACGGCTTCCTGAAAGTGTACATGGAAGGGAAGGATGATGAGGACAGTGAGGAACAGGAGGGCCTGCTCCCGGAGATGCGTCAGGGCGAACAACTCGGCCTGCGTGAGATGACCGCCACGCAGCGCTTCGACCGGCCCGCGCCGCGCTATACCGAGGCCAGCCTGGTGAAGAAGCTGGAGGAACTCGGCATCGGGCGTCCCAGCACCTACGCGCCCACCATCAGCACGGTGCAGAAGCGCGGCTACGTGGTAAAGGAGAACCGCGACGGCGTCCAGCGCCCGTACCGGGTCCTCTCATTGGCCGATGGGCAGGTGAAGGAGACCACCGCCATGGAGAACGTGGGCGCTGAAAAGCAGAAACTCTTCCCCACGGACATCGGCATGGTGGTGAACGACTTCCTGGTGGAGCATTTCCCCGTGATCGTGGACCTGAACTTCACCGCCAAGGTGGAGGAGGAGTTCGATGTGATCGCCGAGGGGAAGGAGAACTGGCGCGAGATGATCGCCCGCTTCTACAAGCCTTTCCACGCCACCATCGGCACGGTGAAGGATACCGCTGAGAAGGCCACCGGCGCACGTGAACTGGGCGTGGACCCCTCCAGTGGCAAGAAGGTGTACGCGCGCATCGGCCGTTTCGGGCCCATGATCCAGATCGGCGAGGCGGAGGACGAGGAGAAGCCACGCTTCGCCAGCCTGCGCAAGGACCAAAGCATAGGCTCCATCACTTACGAGGAGGCCATGGACCTCTTCAAACTGCCGCGCACCCTCGGCAACCATGAAGGGGAGGAGCTCATCGTGGGCGTGGGGCGGTTCGGACCCTATGTGAAACTCGGCAGCACATTCGCCAGCCTCACCGCCGAGGACGACCCCCTGGAGATCGACCTGCGCCGGGCCATCGAACTCATCGATCAGAAGAAGGCCGCCAGTGTTACCCGTGAACTGGGTGAGTATGAGGGCGAGACCATTGTGCAGGGCCGGGGGCGCTTCGGACCCTTCGTGAAGTTCGGCAAGCTCTACGCGAACATCCCGAAAGGGGAGGAACCCGCCACGGTGACCCTGGAGCGCGCCATCGAACTCATCCAGGCCAAGAAGGCCGGCGCGAAGCAGAACATCCTGAAGGATTTCGAGGGCTCCAACATCCAGGTGCTCGACGGCCGATACGGACCGTATATCACGGACGGTAAGAAGAATGCCAAGATCCCAGGGGGCAAGGAACCGAAGGACCTGACACTGGAGGAGGTGACCAAGCTTATCGCTGAAGCACCGGAGAAGAAAGGTGGGGCACGGCGCAGTGCGGCCCGGAAGCGCACCCCGCGTTGA
- a CDS encoding LptE family protein → MNVSFSGGDVGEARTVSVDLFQASAALATPQSAQVFTETLRDLLLAQSPLKLAREEGDLQYSGAITGYDMQPVSIQASETAALNRLTMTASVTYVNTLDPKKNVEFSVSRFADYDSTQDLVTVEEQLVREIGGQLAQDIFDRTLGGW, encoded by the coding sequence ATGAATGTTTCCTTCTCGGGCGGCGATGTGGGCGAGGCGCGGACCGTGAGCGTGGACCTTTTCCAAGCCAGCGCGGCGCTCGCCACGCCCCAAAGCGCACAGGTCTTCACCGAAACGCTGCGTGACCTGCTGCTGGCGCAAAGCCCACTGAAGCTGGCCCGCGAGGAAGGTGACCTCCAATACAGTGGCGCCATCACCGGCTATGACATGCAGCCCGTGAGCATCCAGGCCAGCGAGACCGCCGCCCTGAACCGGCTGACGATGACGGCCAGCGTCACCTACGTGAACACGTTGGACCCGAAAAAGAATGTGGAGTTCAGTGTGAGCCGCTTCGCCGACTACGACAGCACCCAGGACCTGGTGACCGTGGAAGAGCAGCTGGTGCGGGAGATCGGCGGGCAGCTCGCGCAGGATATCTTCGATCGCACGCTCGGCGGGTGGTGA
- the miaB gene encoding tRNA (N6-isopentenyl adenosine(37)-C2)-methylthiotransferase MiaB encodes MAKRVYIESYGCQMNVSDSEVVASILAQDGYKPVKTAEEADLVLLNTCSIREKAEYTVLQRINEMNNLKARNKGLKVGVLGCMAERMREDLLEKKKVVDLVVGPDAYRTLPDLLEKVGTGQKAVNVLLSREETYGEIVPVRLDTNGVTAFVTIMRGCDNMCAFCVVPFTRGRERSRDPYSIVDECRDLVAKGYKEVTLLGQNVDSYKWTQREASAQPTTQQSAVGNRQDLPTTDFADLLEMVALACPTLRIRYSTSHPKDMTDKVLVVMAKYPNICKYIHLPVQSGSSEVLKRMNRGYDRSWYLERIASIRRHMPDCAISTDIIAGYCGESEKDHRQTLSLIEEVGYDMAFMFMYSERPKTLAARKYTDDVPSQEKNRRLQEIIALQKKMSGMRMAGYVGQTHDVLIEGVSKRSEEHMYGRNSQNAVVIVPKTVAGSQLSVVSRKPDNGQSATDNLQLQPGDLIRTRITSATSGSLQGDVLEVIQESIPVT; translated from the coding sequence ATGGCCAAACGGGTCTACATCGAAAGCTACGGCTGCCAGATGAATGTCAGCGACAGTGAGGTCGTGGCGAGCATTCTGGCCCAGGACGGCTACAAGCCTGTGAAGACCGCCGAGGAGGCCGACCTGGTGTTGCTGAACACGTGCAGCATCCGCGAGAAGGCCGAGTATACCGTGCTGCAGCGCATCAACGAGATGAACAACCTGAAGGCCCGGAACAAGGGCTTGAAGGTGGGTGTGCTGGGCTGTATGGCCGAACGCATGCGCGAGGACCTGCTGGAAAAGAAGAAAGTGGTGGACCTGGTGGTGGGCCCCGATGCCTACCGAACCCTTCCCGACCTGTTGGAAAAGGTGGGAACCGGCCAAAAAGCCGTGAATGTGCTGCTGAGCCGCGAGGAGACCTACGGTGAGATCGTACCGGTGCGCCTGGACACGAATGGTGTCACGGCCTTCGTCACCATCATGCGGGGCTGCGACAATATGTGCGCCTTCTGCGTGGTGCCCTTCACCCGGGGCAGAGAGCGCAGCCGCGATCCATACAGTATCGTGGACGAGTGCCGCGACCTGGTGGCCAAGGGCTACAAGGAGGTGACCCTGCTGGGGCAGAACGTGGATTCGTACAAATGGACCCAGCGCGAGGCCAGCGCACAGCCCACAACCCAGCAGTCGGCGGTCGGCAATCGGCAGGACCTGCCAACCACCGACTTCGCCGACCTGCTGGAGATGGTGGCCCTGGCCTGCCCCACCCTGCGCATCCGGTACAGCACGAGCCACCCCAAGGACATGACCGACAAGGTGCTGGTGGTGATGGCGAAGTACCCGAACATCTGCAAGTACATCCACCTGCCTGTGCAAAGCGGCAGCAGCGAGGTGCTGAAACGCATGAACCGGGGCTACGATCGCTCCTGGTACCTGGAGCGCATCGCGAGCATCCGCCGCCACATGCCTGACTGCGCCATCAGCACCGACATCATCGCGGGGTATTGCGGCGAGTCCGAGAAGGACCACCGGCAGACCCTTTCACTGATCGAGGAGGTCGGCTACGACATGGCCTTCATGTTCATGTATAGCGAACGGCCCAAGACCCTGGCCGCGCGCAAGTACACCGACGATGTGCCCTCCCAGGAAAAGAACCGCCGCCTGCAGGAGATCATCGCGTTGCAAAAGAAGATGAGCGGGATGCGCATGGCGGGCTATGTGGGGCAGACGCACGACGTGCTCATCGAGGGTGTAAGCAAGCGAAGTGAGGAGCACATGTACGGGCGCAACAGCCAGAATGCGGTGGTGATCGTGCCGAAGACGGTTGCCGGTTCTCAGTTGTCCGTTGTCAGCAGGAAGCCGGACAACGGACAATCGGCAACTGACAACCTCCAACTCCAACCCGGCGATCTCATCCGCACCCGGATCACCAGCGCCACCAGCGGCAGCCTGCAGGGTGACGTGCTGGAGGTCATTCAGGAAAGCATACCGGTCACATGA
- a CDS encoding formimidoylglutamase produces the protein MDLSIYFKPSARFGGGRPDLPANSLGDSTLFHLEGQEFPRLEGAQVALFGVLDDPGHARPRGCVEAPDAIREHLYALYAPAGEARLVDLGDIHPGASASDTQHAVAETIAELLRMNILPIMLGGGQGHTYSQYLAYERLERTANLACIDARFDLGEPGQGLADTSYLSHIVLRQPNYLFNYSNLGFQTYLVDQPGIALMDKLYFDAHRLGELRADLSDAEPLLRNADTLSVDMSAIRRSDAPGTTRPGPNGFHAEEICQLMRYAGVSEKVGSLGIYELDPTRDVDGVTAQLAAQMVWCFLDGHRSRTNDLPWLDRKRFTRFRIPIRGHDQDLVFYKSQVSDRWWMDIPYRAEQEARFERHHLVPCSYSDYRMACREEVPDRWWRTFQKLA, from the coding sequence ATGGACCTGAGCATCTACTTCAAGCCGTCGGCCCGCTTTGGTGGCGGCAGACCCGATCTCCCCGCCAATTCGCTTGGTGACTCCACCCTGTTCCATCTGGAAGGACAGGAATTCCCCCGGCTGGAAGGCGCGCAAGTGGCCCTCTTCGGTGTGCTGGACGATCCCGGGCATGCACGCCCCAGGGGATGTGTGGAAGCTCCGGACGCCATACGCGAGCACCTCTATGCCCTTTACGCACCAGCCGGGGAGGCCCGGCTCGTGGACCTGGGGGACATCCATCCTGGAGCCAGCGCCTCGGACACCCAACATGCCGTGGCCGAGACCATCGCGGAACTGCTGCGCATGAACATCCTGCCGATCATGCTGGGCGGTGGCCAGGGGCACACCTATTCCCAGTATCTCGCTTACGAGCGGCTGGAGCGTACCGCCAACCTGGCCTGCATCGATGCGCGCTTCGATCTGGGTGAGCCCGGGCAGGGCCTTGCCGACACCAGCTACCTGAGCCATATCGTGCTGCGGCAACCCAACTACCTCTTCAATTACAGCAACCTGGGCTTCCAGACCTACCTGGTGGACCAGCCAGGCATCGCCCTGATGGACAAACTCTACTTCGATGCCCATCGGCTGGGCGAGCTGCGGGCGGACCTGTCCGATGCGGAACCCTTGCTGCGCAATGCCGACACCTTGAGCGTGGACATGAGCGCCATTCGTCGCAGTGATGCCCCTGGGACCACGCGCCCGGGTCCCAATGGATTCCACGCCGAGGAGATCTGCCAACTGATGCGTTATGCGGGCGTCAGCGAGAAGGTCGGTTCGCTTGGGATCTACGAACTGGACCCAACGCGGGATGTGGACGGGGTCACCGCCCAACTCGCCGCCCAGATGGTCTGGTGCTTCCTCGATGGCCATCGCAGCCGCACCAACGATCTTCCCTGGCTGGACCGCAAACGCTTCACCCGCTTCCGAATACCCATACGCGGACATGATCAGGACCTGGTCTTCTACAAGAGCCAGGTGAGCGACCGCTGGTGGATGGACATACCCTACCGGGCAGAGCAGGAAGCGCGATTCGAAAGGCACCATCTCGTACCGTGCTCCTACTCGGACTATCGCATGGCTTGCCGTGAGGAAGTGCCCGATCGCTGGTGGCGGACCTTCCAGAAGCTGGCTTGA
- the msrB gene encoding peptide-methionine (R)-S-oxide reductase MsrB codes for MTLALLTLLILGTGSCAGQTRPKNSTAMDDMTQYDHRSNPYYSHTDTSKLDVPESEWKRLLPPELYRIAFEAGTERAFTGKYWDFEGIGTYACAVCGNILFQADAKFSSSCGWPSFFQPERKEAMKYHEDRSHGMVRTEVTCGRCSAHLGHVFDDGPKPTGLRYCINSVSLEYLPEH; via the coding sequence ATGACCCTGGCCCTGCTGACCTTGTTGATACTGGGCACGGGAAGCTGCGCGGGGCAGACACGACCCAAGAACTCCACCGCCATGGATGACATGACCCAGTATGACCACAGGAGCAATCCCTACTACTCGCACACGGACACCAGCAAGCTGGACGTACCCGAGAGCGAATGGAAGAGGCTGTTGCCACCGGAGCTGTACCGCATCGCCTTCGAGGCGGGCACCGAGCGCGCCTTCACGGGCAAGTATTGGGATTTCGAGGGTATCGGCACATACGCCTGCGCGGTGTGCGGCAATATCCTCTTCCAGGCCGATGCGAAGTTCTCCAGCAGCTGCGGTTGGCCGAGCTTCTTCCAACCCGAACGAAAGGAAGCGATGAAGTACCATGAGGACCGGAGCCACGGCATGGTGCGCACCGAGGTCACCTGCGGACGATGCAGCGCCCACCTTGGCCATGTGTTCGACGATGGGCCGAAGCCGACGGGCTTGCGGTATTGCATCAATTCGGTGAGCCTGGAGTACCTGCCGGAGCATTGA